One region of Ictalurus punctatus breed USDA103 chromosome 6, Coco_2.0, whole genome shotgun sequence genomic DNA includes:
- the LOC128632899 gene encoding uncharacterized protein LOC128632899: protein MKENHLKLNLAKSELLVIPACPSINHNLTVQLGSLTLMPTGMARNLGVILDDGLTFTDHISATARSCRFILYNIKKIRPYITKQATQILVQALVISKLDYCTSLLSGLPAKPLEMIQNAAACLVFNQSQRTHVTPLFISLHWLPVAACIKFKASMLTYKTLSGTAPSYLNSLLKAYVPSRNLRSISDRRLAVPTQRGARSLSRTFTLTVPQWWNALPISIRTAESLTIFKKQLKTHLFHEHRTNS, encoded by the coding sequence atgaaggaaaaccatcttaagcttaacctggcaaaatctgagcttctcgtgatcccagcctgtccctcaatcaaccacaacctcactgtacagctcggctcactcacactcatgccaaccgggatggccaggaaccttggggtgattcttgatgacggcttgacctttacagaccatatctcagcaactgcaaggtcctgtaggttcatcctttacaacatcaagaaaatccgaccctacatcaccaaacaggctacacagatactagtccaggctcttgttatctctaaactggactactgcacctcactgctttcaggcctcccagccaaaccccttgagatgattcagaatgctgcagcatgcctcgtcttcaaccagtcccagagaacccatgtcacacccctcttcatctccctccactggcttcctgtagctgcctgcatcaagttcaaggcctcgatgctcacctacaagaccttgtcaggaacagcaccctcctacctcaactctctcctgaaggcctacgttccctctcgcaatctgcgatcgattagcgaccgacgtttagcagttccaactcagcgtggcgcaaggtccctttccagaaccttcacactaactgttcctcagtggtggaatgcacttccaatctcaatccggaccgcagaatctctcaccatcttcaaaaaacagctaaaaacccacctcttccatgaacaccgaACCAACtcataa